The following coding sequences lie in one Cryptococcus gattii WM276 chromosome L, complete sequence genomic window:
- a CDS encoding uncharacterized protein (Similar to TIGR gene model, INSD accession AAW45253.1), whose protein sequence is MSQRQGRRSTGPAPLPQQTSQERRDQGFIEQQKFDDFRRRHREQNKDIILDNVERKKIIKTLQDEISILQNELLDMKRRNMALKSRVKRMERENSKLGGVDVLKALDHLLAAAPALYSLRQSLSSLPTPPPSASYKQASNTRPTLTFIGNPTATWPAANGKQRQDLGAVMESEEGEWMDDRRVTSRSRGRGRQTDVGSVAASRSPRPKTPVSPGRSSVSPSPKKVISARKVSTKRRRESGLLSTRPRSCSPEMVNEQGPVVDEEPVGETSEWEEGPVVEMKPDEALALVQEEDFNGKGKEKTIEAEAELVEANKPEPDYSVAESEPSRPSDSTITDNTEPEGTGRGRRARASVVSYKEPSLVKKMRKPDGIQTQDVIKTLTRKSISPRRVKCSLSPKRTKKDVYIASPPPPTPLIPEGTFSSRSASTRTANLSASSQSMRRKSTLPKANSRSRGTQEEVGKMAGAGDKGGDGLEEYEDIHDGGEELDLKFGRSLQIDTGSGFRKPSSSSALSHNPAMSSNVSKTLPTISVPAITIISPALSASKDDTLSAALSVDARPVRSTDTGVTTSSRRQSSVRGFKPTSTTRLRDVLTEVRPSNVETKPAPEPDLKKTAREVARGRMREVGVLQH, encoded by the exons ATGTCCCAGAGGCAAGGCAGGAGGTCTACAGGCCCAGCTCCTCTGCCACAACAAACATCACAAGAGAGGCGGGACCAAGGGTTCATCGAGCAGCAAAAGTTTGACGATT TCCGGAGAAGACATAGAGAACAGAATAAAGATATCATTCT AGACAATGTGGAGCGCAAAAAGATCATCAAGACACTTCAGGATGAAATATCCATTCTTCAAAATGAACTGTTAGATatgaagagaagaaataTGGCTCTGAAATCGAGGGTGaaaaggatggaaagagaaaaCTCGAAACTAGGTGGTGTA GATGTACTAAAAGCTTTAGATCATCTCTTGGCAGCTGCTCCAGCTCTTTATAGCTTGCGACAATCACTCTCTTCCCTACCGactcctcctccttcagCGTCTTACAAACAAGCATCCAACACACGTCCGACCTTAACATTCATCGGAAACCCCACTGCCACCTGGCCGGCGGCAAATGGGAAACAAAGGCAAGATCTTGGAGCGGTGATGgaaagtgaagaaggggagTGGATGGATGATAGGCGAGTGACTTCGAGGTCAAGAGGGCGAGG ACGACAAACGGACGTCGGATCAGTTGCTGCCTCTAGATCTCCAAGGCCAAAGACCCCAGTATCCCCGGGCCGGTCTTCTGTGTCTCCCAGCCCCAAAAAGGTTATCAGCGCCCGAAAAGTATCAACAAAAAGAAGACGGGAGAGTGGATTGTTATCTACTCGACCGCGATCCTGCTCTCCGGAGATGGTGAATGAACAAGGGCCA GTAGTAGATGAGGAACCCGTAGGGGAAACTAGTGAATGGGAGGAAGGACCTGTAGTCGAGATGAAACCCGACGAAGCCTTGGCGCTTgttcaagaagaagacttTAACGGcaaagggaaagaaaaaacTATAGAAGCGGAGGCGGAGCTTGTGGAAGCGAATAAACCAGAGC CTGATTACTCGGTAGCCGAGTCTGAACCAAGTCGACCATCCGATTCGACCATTACAGACAACACGGAACCTGAAGGAACGGGACGAGGTCGTCGAGCACGTGCTAGTGTAGTTAGCTACAAGGAGCCCAGTCTTGTCAA GAAAATGCGAAAACCTGACGGTATCCAAACTCAAGATGTAATCAAAACCTTGACTCGAAAATCCATATCTCCTAGACGAGTCAAGTGCTCATTATCCCCCAAAAGAACGAAGAAAGATGTGTACATCGCATCGCCTCCTCCCCCCACGCCCCTCATACCGGAAGGAACTTTCAGCTCCCGATCAGCATCTACTAGAACCGCCAACCTGTCCGCGAGCAGCCAAAGTATGCGACGAAAAAGCACTCTGCCGAAAGCCAACAGCAGAAGTAGAGGGACgcaagaagaagtgggAAAGATGGCCGGGGCGGGAGATAAAGGTGGCGATGGTTTGGAAGAATATGAGGACATTCATGATGGCGGGGAAGAGCTGGACCTGAAATTTGGACGGAGTTTACAGATTGACACCGGCAGTGGGTTCCGAAAGCCATCATCGTCCTCAGCATTATCTCACAATCCCGCGATGAGTAGCAATGTCTCGAAAACCCTTCCAACAATATCGGTCCCGGCCATTACAATAATCTCACCGGCCCTTTCTGCAAGTAAAGATGATACTTTATCGGCGGCTCTGAGTGTCGATGCTCGTCCGGTCAGATCGACAGATACAGGCGTGACGACTTCATCCAGGCGTCAATCCAGCGTACGGGGTTTCAAGCCCACAAGCACGACACGATTACGAGATGTTTTGACCGAAGTACGACCCTCGAATGTAGAAACTAAACCAGCGCCGGAGCCGGATTTGAAGAAGACTGCAAGAGAAGTggcaagaggaagaatgAGGGAGGTTGGAGTTTTGCAGCATTAG